In Paenibacillus ihbetae, the following are encoded in one genomic region:
- a CDS encoding type II toxin-antitoxin system RelE/ParE family toxin, translating into MEKKPRYNVIISDRARQMLANHVRFLAEKSPEAARNTKNELLQAIRSLARMPERYPFLEAEFIPPNKYHKMFVEKWYLVLYQVQDEMVYVDHIVDCRQDYRWLVR; encoded by the coding sequence ATGGAAAAAAAACCTCGTTATAACGTAATCATTTCTGACCGTGCCCGTCAAATGTTAGCAAACCATGTGCGTTTTCTTGCGGAAAAAAGTCCCGAGGCTGCACGCAACACGAAAAACGAATTGCTCCAAGCGATACGTTCATTGGCGCGGATGCCAGAACGTTATCCTTTTCTAGAAGCGGAATTTATACCTCCGAACAAATATCATAAGATGTTTGTGGAGAAGTGGTATCTAGTGCTGTACCAGGTCCAAGATGAGATGGTGTATGTGGATCATATTGTAGATTGCAGGCAAGATTATCGCTGGCTGGTACGCTAA
- a CDS encoding TetR/AcrR family transcriptional regulator, protein MTRTKLKEAALRLFGQKGYDGTALSEIAKEVGVKTPAIYAFFESKEDLFMTVFEESMSAYNEYIQAMAETSKGMSTEKKLHALLLRQYDFHRDKRELAVFAFRYLIFPPDFLQDRMHEAFGRFDTLLSSIIGEIMQEGLDRGELAVIPMETLVDSYLTLMDGLGMQYYYYKSPELFERKLKHAFEMFWRSVKA, encoded by the coding sequence ATGACCAGAACGAAGCTGAAAGAAGCTGCGCTGAGGTTATTCGGACAGAAGGGCTACGACGGAACGGCATTATCGGAAATCGCGAAGGAGGTTGGTGTCAAAACCCCGGCAATCTACGCTTTTTTCGAGAGCAAGGAAGATCTGTTCATGACGGTCTTCGAAGAATCGATGAGTGCCTACAACGAATATATCCAAGCGATGGCGGAAACCAGCAAAGGAATGAGCACGGAGAAAAAATTGCATGCGCTGCTGCTTCGTCAATACGATTTTCACCGGGACAAGCGGGAGCTTGCCGTATTTGCCTTCCGGTACTTAATTTTCCCGCCGGATTTCTTGCAAGATCGGATGCACGAGGCGTTTGGGCGGTTCGATACGCTTCTGAGCAGCATTATCGGCGAGATTATGCAGGAAGGTCTGGATCGCGGCGAACTGGCCGTCATCCCGATGGAGACGCTGGTGGATTCGTACCTTACCTTGATGGACGGGCTGGGCATGCAATATTACTACTATAAATCGCCGGAGCTGTTTGAACGGAAGCTGAAACATGCCTTTGAGATGTTCTGGAGATCCGTCAAAGCTTAG
- a CDS encoding putative holin-like toxin: protein MEAMSLMLTFGTLIVALLSLNKRK, encoded by the coding sequence ATGGAAGCGATGAGCTTAATGCTTACCTTCGGGACGTTAATCGTCGCATTGTTATCGTTGAATAAACGAAAATAG
- a CDS encoding type II toxin-antitoxin system Phd/YefM family antitoxin has translation MLIKPSASIRQNYNEIADLCKTSGEPVYLTKNGEGDLVVMDIEAFSRREKMLKLREELLAVQEDRLAGRIGVTPDELDAYLDSVIDEVEHGKKTSL, from the coding sequence GTGTTAATTAAACCATCGGCGAGTATACGTCAAAACTATAATGAAATTGCTGATTTGTGTAAAACGTCCGGGGAACCCGTGTATTTGACCAAAAATGGTGAAGGGGATCTCGTCGTCATGGACATTGAGGCATTCTCCCGTCGTGAGAAGATGTTGAAGCTCCGTGAAGAGTTGCTGGCTGTTCAAGAGGATCGATTGGCTGGACGCATTGGTGTAACTCCTGACGAATTGGATGCCTATTTGGACAGTGTTATTGATGAGGTCGAACATGGAAAAAAAACCTCGTTATAA
- a CDS encoding DUF917 domain-containing protein: MNKATRLTTLDEQSIEYIAIGAAVLGTGGGGDPHVGKLMAVEAIRELGPVRIVQLEELDDEGLIVPVSMIGAPTVMLEKIPSADQLTKPLDLMERELGRKVDAVMPIEVGGGNSLVPVIAAAQRGIPLVDADAMGRAFPESQMVTFHLEGIPCSPVAMADERGNSALMHTIDGVWEERLARALTVEMGGSASICDYPVSGAQAKRSAIGGTLTLAYEIGRTLFEAKQQKLNPVRELLTKLNGHALFHGKAVDIRRRMDGGFTRGEAVFEGTGENKGETMRLFFQNEFLLATVDDQPLAITPDLITLLDQDTGMPVTTENLKYGARVTAAGLPCDDKWRTPKGIETAGPRYFGYDFDYVPIETLASKGGAAK, from the coding sequence ATGAACAAGGCAACCAGATTAACAACATTGGATGAACAGTCAATCGAATATATCGCGATCGGCGCTGCGGTGCTTGGCACGGGCGGCGGCGGAGATCCTCATGTCGGAAAATTGATGGCCGTGGAGGCCATCCGCGAGCTTGGCCCGGTTCGAATTGTCCAGCTCGAAGAGCTGGACGATGAAGGGCTTATCGTGCCGGTATCGATGATCGGAGCACCGACGGTGATGCTGGAGAAAATCCCTTCGGCAGACCAGCTGACCAAGCCGCTGGATCTGATGGAGAGAGAGCTCGGCCGCAAGGTGGACGCCGTCATGCCGATCGAGGTCGGCGGCGGCAACTCGCTCGTTCCGGTCATTGCGGCGGCACAGCGTGGAATTCCGCTTGTCGATGCCGATGCGATGGGGCGCGCGTTTCCCGAATCGCAGATGGTGACCTTCCATCTGGAAGGCATCCCCTGCAGCCCGGTGGCGATGGCGGACGAGCGCGGCAACAGCGCGCTGATGCATACGATTGACGGGGTGTGGGAAGAACGGCTGGCGCGTGCGCTGACGGTGGAGATGGGGGGCTCTGCCTCGATCTGCGATTATCCGGTATCCGGCGCGCAGGCGAAGCGAAGCGCGATCGGCGGCACGCTGACGCTCGCCTATGAGATCGGGCGGACGCTGTTCGAAGCGAAGCAGCAGAAGCTGAATCCTGTGCGCGAGCTGCTCACGAAGCTGAACGGCCATGCGCTGTTCCATGGGAAGGCCGTGGATATCCGTCGCCGCATGGACGGCGGTTTTACGCGCGGCGAAGCGGTATTTGAAGGCACCGGTGAGAACAAGGGAGAAACGATGCGGCTGTTTTTCCAGAATGAATTCCTGCTCGCCACCGTTGACGATCAACCGCTCGCCATTACGCCTGATCTGATTACGCTGCTGGATCAGGATACGGGCATGCCGGTGACGACGGAGAACTTGAAGTATGGCGCCCGGGTGACGGCAGCAGGTTTGCCGTGTGATGACAAATGGCGGACGCCGAAGGGCATCGAGACGGCCGGGCCGAGATACTTCGGTTATGACTTTGATTATGTGCCGATCGAGACGTTGGCTTCGAAAGGAGGTGCGGCGAAATGA
- a CDS encoding hydantoinase/oxoprolinase N-terminal domain-containing protein produces the protein MTETTTSNANRIYRIGIDVGGTNTDAALLDSDLRCVHKVKVHTTADVNEGIVEAVRLLLQESGVNGSDIRYAMLGTTHCTNAIVERKHLGRVGLIRIGAPATTAVPPLAGWDESLRAAVGPHSYIASGGYEYDGRKIANLDEEEIAELCRRMSGEVDAVAVCGVFAPVNREQEKRAGEIVREVLGADMPVTYSSEIGSIGLLERENASVLNAALLQVIAGVVRGFEKALNGFGIEAQLYICQNDGTLMKSEYALRYPILTIACGPTNSIRGAAHLSGLSDALVVDIGGTTTDIGVLVQGFPRQSSAAVDIGGIRTNFRMPDILSIGLGGGTIVRLDDAGGVMVGPDSVGYELTKRARIFGGDTLTATDVAVKLGRAAWPGTNADAVDEVVCSKADAVMQQSLEDAIDRMKTSADPVDVILVGGGSLLVPETLAGASRIIRPDNYDAANAIGAALGLVSGESERIYSLDDWSYDDVIRDAKKSAMNEAAAAGANPETLEIVSVEDIPIAYLPGNALLVKVKAAGKL, from the coding sequence ATGACCGAGACTACAACATCTAATGCAAACCGGATTTACCGCATCGGCATTGATGTGGGTGGAACGAATACAGACGCCGCCCTGCTGGATTCCGACTTGCGCTGCGTGCACAAGGTGAAGGTCCACACGACGGCCGACGTGAACGAAGGCATTGTGGAGGCCGTTCGCCTGCTGCTGCAGGAAAGCGGCGTAAATGGCTCGGACATTCGCTATGCGATGCTCGGCACCACGCATTGCACCAATGCCATCGTGGAGCGCAAGCATCTCGGCCGGGTTGGCCTGATACGTATCGGCGCTCCGGCAACGACGGCCGTTCCGCCGCTTGCCGGCTGGGACGAATCGCTGCGCGCTGCGGTAGGGCCGCATAGTTATATCGCCTCTGGCGGCTATGAGTATGATGGCCGCAAGATTGCCAATCTGGACGAAGAGGAGATCGCCGAGCTGTGCCGCCGGATGAGCGGAGAAGTCGACGCGGTGGCGGTGTGCGGGGTATTTGCTCCTGTGAACCGTGAGCAGGAGAAGCGGGCCGGAGAGATCGTGCGCGAAGTGTTGGGTGCGGATATGCCGGTCACGTATTCCAGCGAGATTGGCAGCATCGGGCTGCTCGAGCGGGAGAATGCCTCCGTGCTGAACGCGGCGCTGCTGCAAGTCATTGCAGGCGTGGTGCGCGGCTTCGAGAAAGCGTTGAATGGCTTCGGCATTGAGGCGCAGCTGTATATTTGCCAGAACGACGGAACATTGATGAAGAGCGAGTATGCGCTCCGCTACCCGATTCTGACGATTGCGTGCGGACCGACGAATTCGATTCGGGGCGCGGCGCATTTGTCCGGGCTTAGCGACGCGTTGGTCGTTGACATCGGCGGCACAACGACGGATATCGGCGTGCTGGTGCAAGGCTTTCCGCGCCAATCGTCGGCAGCGGTGGATATCGGCGGCATTCGCACGAATTTTCGGATGCCGGATATTTTGTCCATCGGCCTCGGGGGCGGCACGATCGTCCGGCTTGATGACGCGGGCGGCGTAATGGTTGGCCCGGACAGTGTGGGCTACGAGCTGACGAAACGGGCCCGCATCTTTGGCGGGGATACGCTGACGGCGACGGACGTAGCGGTGAAGCTGGGCCGAGCCGCATGGCCGGGCACCAACGCGGATGCCGTGGACGAAGTCGTCTGCAGCAAAGCGGATGCAGTCATGCAGCAGAGCCTGGAAGATGCCATTGACCGGATGAAGACGAGTGCAGACCCGGTCGATGTCATACTGGTCGGCGGCGGCAGCTTGTTGGTGCCGGAGACGCTGGCCGGGGCAAGCCGAATCATCCGGCCGGACAACTATGATGCGGCGAACGCAATCGGCGCAGCATTGGGATTGGTCAGCGGGGAGTCGGAGCGGATCTATTCGCTGGACGACTGGAGCTATGACGACGTCATCCGCGATGCGAAGAAGAGCGCCATGAACGAGGCAGCGGCTGCCGGCGCGAACCCGGAGACGCTAGAGATCGTGTCTGTCGAGGACATTCCGATTGCGTATTTGCCAGGCAATGCGCTGCTTGTGAAAGTGAAAGCTGCGGGTAAGCTGTAA
- a CDS encoding cytosine permease: MSNDTKIEDYEREPVPQHLRKSWLSMAFVWIAIGIDLSAMFLGAQLGAGMSIGDSFTAVIVGSAILGLIGAVCAYVGAKTGLSTAMISRFLFGNQGALIVSVILGISSLGWFGVQVGFFASNFQTALSELWGWHWSLWALSIIGGLLMMSTAIWGYRAIEKLSVWSVPLLVVFIIIALVMALNGEGGSTVWLPFEGEALPMGTAISLVIGIFILGTALSPDIARWAKTPKHAVTAAFIGFFVGNSFMTIIAIFLSRAMDSDDLTGILLTLGLGIPAIIVLTLAQWTTNTNNLYSAGLGFSVVFKRVPKSVITIIAGLIATALACFGIYDRFMTFLTYITMLVAPLGGIYTAEYLLVNKTRFSFDGLDSNRSWIPRSIVVWVIATFFGFMTTMAPDGLGWFQVTQVPALDSFLMAFTVQAIIGKWVVKKG; this comes from the coding sequence ATGAGCAACGATACGAAAATAGAAGATTACGAACGGGAGCCCGTACCCCAGCATTTGCGGAAATCATGGCTCTCGATGGCATTCGTCTGGATTGCGATCGGCATTGACCTGTCCGCGATGTTCCTGGGGGCACAGCTCGGCGCGGGCATGAGCATCGGCGACTCGTTTACGGCGGTCATCGTCGGTTCGGCCATTTTGGGCTTGATCGGGGCTGTCTGCGCTTATGTAGGAGCCAAAACGGGCCTGTCCACGGCCATGATCAGCCGGTTTCTGTTCGGGAACCAAGGGGCGCTGATCGTCTCGGTCATTCTCGGCATTTCATCGCTGGGCTGGTTCGGCGTTCAGGTCGGCTTCTTCGCTTCCAACTTCCAGACGGCGTTAAGCGAGCTGTGGGGTTGGCATTGGTCGCTCTGGGCGCTGTCGATTATTGGCGGACTTCTCATGATGTCCACGGCGATCTGGGGCTATAGGGCGATTGAGAAACTAAGCGTCTGGTCGGTACCGCTGCTCGTCGTGTTTATCATTATCGCGCTGGTCATGGCGCTTAACGGGGAAGGCGGAAGCACCGTCTGGTTACCGTTCGAGGGCGAGGCCCTGCCGATGGGGACGGCGATCTCGCTGGTCATCGGCATCTTTATTCTTGGAACGGCGCTGTCCCCTGACATCGCGCGCTGGGCCAAAACGCCAAAGCATGCGGTTACCGCCGCGTTCATCGGTTTCTTTGTCGGCAACAGCTTCATGACCATCATCGCGATCTTCCTGTCGCGTGCGATGGACTCCGACGATCTGACGGGCATTCTGCTGACGCTCGGACTCGGAATTCCGGCGATTATCGTGCTGACGCTGGCACAATGGACGACCAATACGAACAATTTATATTCCGCGGGACTGGGTTTCTCCGTCGTATTCAAACGGGTGCCTAAATCCGTGATCACGATCATTGCAGGTTTAATTGCGACGGCGCTTGCTTGCTTCGGTATTTATGACCGTTTCATGACGTTCCTGACGTACATTACGATGCTTGTCGCACCGTTGGGCGGCATTTACACGGCTGAGTATTTGTTGGTGAACAAAACGAGATTCTCGTTTGACGGGCTGGATAGCAATCGGAGCTGGATCCCCCGCTCCATCGTCGTATGGGTCATCGCCACGTTCTTCGGGTTTATGACAACGATGGCCCCGGATGGGCTCGGATGGTTCCAGGTGACGCAGGTTCCCGCGCTGGACAGCTTCCTGATGGCATTTACCGTACAAGCAATCATTGGCAAATGGGTCGTAAAGAAGGGATGA
- a CDS encoding tRNA dihydrouridine synthase, with protein MTENFWRDLPRPFFVLAPMEDVTDVVFRHVVSAAARPDVFFTEFANTESYCHPEGHHSVRGRLTFTEDEQPMVAHIWGDKPEYFRQMSIGMAKEGFKGIDINMGCPVPNVAEHGKGSGLICRPDVAADIIQAAKAGGLPVSVKTRLGFSRVDEWRGWLTHILKQDIVNLSIHLRTRDEMSKVDAHWELIPEIKQLRDEVAPDTLLTINGDIPDRQTGLKLAEQYGVDGIMIGRGIFHNPFAFEKEPKEHSSEELLGLLRLHLDLHDQYSEQMRRSFSALVRFFKIYVRGFRGASELRNRLMNAKSTDEARALLDEFEGGGVV; from the coding sequence ATGACAGAAAATTTTTGGCGGGATTTGCCGAGGCCTTTTTTTGTGCTGGCGCCCATGGAAGACGTGACGGATGTAGTGTTTCGCCATGTCGTAAGCGCAGCAGCCAGACCGGATGTGTTTTTTACGGAGTTTGCGAATACAGAGAGCTATTGTCACCCGGAGGGGCATCATAGCGTGCGCGGACGTTTGACGTTTACAGAGGATGAACAGCCCATGGTAGCGCATATCTGGGGCGATAAGCCGGAATACTTTCGTCAGATGAGTATCGGCATGGCGAAAGAAGGGTTTAAAGGCATCGATATTAATATGGGTTGTCCTGTGCCGAATGTAGCAGAGCATGGGAAGGGAAGCGGCCTGATCTGCCGTCCCGACGTTGCAGCGGATATTATCCAGGCCGCAAAGGCCGGGGGACTGCCCGTCAGCGTAAAAACAAGGCTCGGCTTTAGCAGGGTAGACGAATGGCGCGGCTGGTTAACCCATATTTTGAAGCAAGACATTGTGAATCTGTCCATCCATCTGCGGACAAGAGACGAGATGAGCAAAGTAGACGCTCACTGGGAACTGATTCCGGAGATTAAACAGCTTCGTGATGAGGTAGCGCCAGATACACTTCTAACCATTAACGGGGACATTCCTGACCGTCAGACCGGCCTGAAGCTCGCTGAACAATACGGCGTGGACGGAATTATGATCGGGCGCGGGATTTTCCATAATCCATTCGCTTTTGAGAAGGAGCCGAAGGAACATAGCAGCGAGGAATTGCTGGGTCTGCTGCGGCTGCATTTGGATCTGCATGATCAATATTCCGAACAGATGCGGCGCTCCTTCAGCGCCCTTGTCCGCTTCTTCAAAATCTATGTCCGTGGATTCCGGGGGGCAAGCGAGTTGAGAAATCGCTTAATGAACGCAAAGTCAACCGATGAAGCACGTGCACTGCTTGATGAATTTGAGGGTGGAGGAGTAGTATAA
- a CDS encoding AAA family ATPase, whose translation MLYLRNFKLSSSISSNPNIYPDHVFRHIAGEVLLFDRITVLYGSNGSGKSTLLNLIANKLNIAGAERMTSYGHNAYAQRFIEESSYELGHDDQEHPVYKLPEGSRYIKSEDILYEIKKIQQENVLREGLLHEQLVKGKSKEEVEELEQSYEFKKKMDIIQFAQEKYSNGETSMQFFEEHLLPGKLYLLDEPETSLSPANQIKLAEQMNDLARYFDSQFIIATHSPFVLGTLHAKIYNLDAQILHTAEWFELDNVQFFYRFFHKHQRLFE comes from the coding sequence ATGCTATATTTAAGGAACTTCAAACTCTCTTCTTCCATTTCCAGCAATCCCAATATATATCCCGATCATGTGTTCAGGCACATCGCAGGGGAAGTTCTGCTGTTTGATCGAATCACAGTGTTATATGGCAGTAATGGCTCAGGCAAATCCACCTTGCTGAATTTAATCGCTAACAAATTGAACATCGCGGGCGCTGAGCGAATGACGAGTTATGGTCACAACGCGTACGCACAGCGGTTTATCGAGGAAAGCAGCTATGAGCTCGGGCATGATGATCAGGAGCATCCCGTATATAAGCTTCCCGAAGGGAGCCGGTACATTAAGTCAGAGGATATATTGTATGAAATCAAGAAAATACAGCAGGAAAACGTGCTTCGCGAAGGGCTGCTGCATGAGCAGCTCGTAAAGGGAAAGAGCAAGGAAGAGGTAGAAGAGCTGGAGCAGTCGTATGAGTTCAAAAAGAAGATGGATATCATTCAATTCGCTCAGGAGAAATATTCGAACGGGGAAACGTCGATGCAGTTTTTTGAGGAGCATTTGCTACCCGGTAAACTGTATTTACTGGATGAACCGGAAACATCGCTCTCTCCGGCGAATCAAATCAAGCTGGCCGAGCAGATGAATGATCTGGCGCGTTATTTTGACAGTCAGTTTATTATCGCTACACACTCTCCCTTTGTTCTGGGTACGCTTCATGCGAAGATCTACAATCTCGATGCCCAGATTTTGCACACGGCAGAATGGTTTGAACTGGACAATGTACAATTCTTTTACCGATTTTTTCATAAGCATCAAAGATTGTTTGAATGA
- a CDS encoding HEAT repeat domain-containing protein, with protein MFPESLRKPVTNKWVIGHKSMRGEEILTYNHDLLNKEQLLKELDLLGYSDRMKRMALLGRQYKGDADFSALLISLLESGTAYEAHLALTGAGVVNDARAVLFALKHPKAGVRGRAARLLPEVVTAPDFSVESEIVQMSYHCRRQLLRSIVNTRRQDWAERLLPLVLDRWGAQEASLLLAACSEEMVRSRLPELGYALRHWRLVTKRYPDLAAAYFKNALQNATHREKVSVWWTLSSAIEVLGVSRPAVVLECALKLGPTDMIHPVLKLQLGILIQASPADVFELLTREDAREQLLNQGIPAGVLKKRRWFTTAQWTTLTTLLADRPEHVAKVLDTLAPSCREAMFDAAYKEDERKTRMFPMPLLDVLPHRLRDKEAARMLGLRDVRDHRDSMLETTARRFIANAREKLVQAVQVSNSDERAAAYAHLVRSTALSRSGMDETLRFLTRIKNDQDPVRWQVMVELSNCPAPMFKEEHVNDLTVLVDSVVEARDTSYGTRSATEKLAFALLRAHALEPKSELFKFALRTFGRLTMRDGQLALFLMDWESIPSSALEALFDEIYAFGVEANKRENVSVVLRMANFFGKAVDRLPKLQLLLEELMDSKTVSPQAVHYWLAPYRTRDERVRELLDRDPSFISFHDVFKHLHLKRQEWLDPFISGQIIQGKHLSGKTIYVVPAHNGFHRWLPRQQKALASLLERVALDAKRSFHERAAAMRSLAVMPDYRSDQFEVLLQDQEVHVVEAALHAYSLGEEPEKALPVLLGNLDGDRARVAMYSIPRCMRRVSPMMLTSTLSDLLNREKLKITVRKEVIRLLGAHKSSESMALLIREYEKPNVHKDVMIAIGHAARQWLDNERSWSMMRAMAASPQRDIARSLLNQYPGGLPVEARPRYLQLIAEIAGHPDAVVAREAFQAMSYWVNGSEEKVAASTGRAILDMEDNARWKTAMDTLVVACRDGKVNDRVISVCTQLAGMETRAEWNAAPERDLPQRQRLAALIDKLTSLPLNARRVLIPLYTGLIDALKKFRETLKPAVIKLYLAMVEWSEADQAALHLDPVIQVVDTHPYLLDHVYRQIAQAANASKAYWSPEAMLDLVDHLKDRQSFAAQYFGLSLLQVAGAALLWNQACTGRLRAYRKHEHEAIRLAALDIWTVRE; from the coding sequence ATGATGCGCGTGCGGTTTTGTTTGCCCTGAAGCACCCGAAGGCAGGGGTCAGAGGACGGGCGGCCAGATTACTGCCGGAGGTGGTGACAGCTCCGGACTTTTCGGTTGAATCCGAAATCGTGCAGATGTCCTATCATTGCCGCCGTCAACTGCTGCGGAGCATCGTAAATACCCGTCGCCAGGATTGGGCGGAACGGCTGCTGCCGCTCGTGCTTGACCGTTGGGGGGCGCAAGAAGCCTCTTTATTATTAGCCGCGTGCAGCGAAGAGATGGTTCGCAGCAGGCTTCCTGAGCTGGGGTATGCGCTACGCCATTGGCGGCTTGTAACGAAGCGCTATCCCGATCTGGCTGCAGCGTATTTCAAGAATGCTTTGCAGAACGCAACGCATCGGGAAAAGGTCAGCGTATGGTGGACGCTCTCTTCCGCGATTGAGGTACTGGGTGTTTCAAGGCCGGCAGTCGTGTTGGAATGTGCCTTGAAGCTTGGACCGACGGATATGATTCATCCCGTACTCAAGTTGCAATTGGGCATACTGATTCAGGCCAGCCCTGCGGACGTATTCGAGCTGCTGACACGTGAGGATGCGCGTGAACAGCTTTTGAATCAAGGCATTCCGGCAGGAGTTTTGAAGAAGAGAAGATGGTTCACCACAGCGCAGTGGACCACGCTGACGACTTTGCTTGCAGATCGGCCTGAGCATGTTGCCAAGGTGCTGGATACCCTTGCCCCGTCTTGCCGTGAAGCGATGTTTGATGCCGCTTATAAGGAGGATGAGCGGAAGACGCGTATGTTCCCTATGCCGCTGCTGGATGTACTGCCGCATCGGCTGCGCGACAAGGAAGCCGCCCGCATGCTGGGGCTTCGCGATGTTCGCGATCATCGGGATAGCATGCTCGAAACGACGGCGCGTCGTTTCATTGCGAATGCCAGGGAGAAGCTGGTGCAGGCCGTCCAGGTGTCAAATAGCGATGAGCGTGCTGCGGCCTATGCCCACCTCGTTCGGAGTACGGCGTTATCCCGAAGCGGAATGGATGAGACGCTGCGCTTCCTGACCCGGATCAAGAACGACCAGGATCCGGTGCGCTGGCAAGTGATGGTCGAGCTCTCGAACTGTCCTGCCCCCATGTTTAAGGAAGAGCATGTGAACGATCTGACTGTGCTGGTGGATAGCGTCGTGGAAGCGAGAGACACTTCGTACGGGACAAGGTCGGCCACGGAGAAGCTCGCTTTTGCCCTGCTGCGTGCACATGCACTGGAGCCGAAGAGCGAGCTGTTCAAATTCGCTTTGAGAACGTTCGGAAGATTGACGATGCGGGACGGTCAGTTGGCGCTCTTCTTGATGGATTGGGAGAGCATACCAAGCTCTGCGCTGGAAGCGTTGTTCGATGAGATTTACGCCTTTGGCGTAGAAGCGAACAAGCGCGAAAACGTGAGTGTGGTCCTGCGTATGGCGAATTTTTTCGGGAAAGCCGTGGATCGATTGCCGAAGCTGCAGCTTCTGCTGGAAGAGCTGATGGATTCCAAAACGGTATCGCCGCAGGCGGTCCATTATTGGCTGGCACCGTACAGAACGCGGGATGAGAGAGTTAGAGAACTGCTGGACAGAGACCCATCCTTCATCTCATTCCACGACGTATTTAAGCATCTGCATCTGAAGCGTCAGGAATGGCTGGACCCGTTCATCTCGGGGCAAATCATCCAAGGCAAGCATTTATCGGGAAAAACGATTTATGTTGTGCCCGCCCACAATGGGTTTCACCGGTGGCTGCCGCGTCAGCAAAAGGCACTAGCCTCCCTCTTGGAGCGGGTGGCATTGGATGCCAAACGAAGCTTCCATGAACGTGCAGCGGCGATGCGAAGCTTGGCCGTCATGCCGGATTATCGCTCTGATCAATTCGAGGTTCTGCTGCAGGACCAGGAAGTGCATGTCGTCGAGGCAGCGCTTCACGCCTATTCGTTAGGGGAAGAGCCGGAGAAGGCACTTCCTGTATTGCTGGGCAACCTGGATGGAGACCGTGCCAGGGTTGCCATGTACTCGATCCCCAGATGCATGCGCAGGGTGAGCCCGATGATGTTGACGTCCACGCTGTCGGACCTGCTGAACCGGGAGAAGTTGAAGATCACGGTCAGAAAAGAGGTCATCCGGCTCCTTGGGGCTCATAAAAGCAGTGAGAGCATGGCGCTTCTCATCCGTGAATACGAAAAGCCGAATGTGCACAAAGACGTGATGATCGCCATCGGGCATGCTGCCAGACAATGGCTTGATAATGAACGCAGCTGGTCCATGATGCGTGCCATGGCTGCTTCGCCGCAGCGTGATATCGCAAGAAGCCTGCTTAACCAGTACCCTGGCGGACTTCCGGTGGAGGCTCGGCCAAGGTATTTGCAATTGATTGCCGAGATCGCAGGACATCCCGATGCTGTGGTGGCAAGAGAGGCTTTCCAGGCGATGAGCTATTGGGTGAATGGAAGCGAGGAGAAGGTGGCGGCTAGCACCGGCAGAGCGATTCTTGATATGGAGGACAACGCCAGATGGAAGACGGCGATGGATACGCTCGTGGTGGCATGCCGTGACGGCAAGGTAAACGATCGGGTCATCAGCGTTTGCACACAGCTTGCCGGCATGGAGACGAGGGCGGAATGGAATGCTGCGCCGGAGAGAGACCTTCCTCAGCGGCAGCGTCTGGCGGCGTTGATCGACAAGCTGACCTCGTTGCCTCTCAATGCAAGGCGGGTGCTCATTCCTTTATATACGGGCCTGATCGATGCTCTTAAAAAATTCCGAGAAACCCTGAAACCCGCCGTGATCAAGTTATATTTGGCGATGGTGGAATGGAGCGAGGCGGATCAGGCGGCCCTGCATTTGGACCCTGTGATTCAGGTGGTGGACACGCATCCGTATCTGCTGGATCACGTTTACAGACAGATCGCTCAGGCAGCCAATGCCAGCAAGGCGTATTGGAGCCCGGAGGCGATGCTGGATCTGGTGGATCATTTGAAAGATCGGCAGTCGTTTGCGGCCCAATATTTCGGTCTTTCTTTGCTGCAGGTTGCGGGGGCAGCCTTATTGTGGAACCAGGCATGTACCGGCCGTTTGAGAGCGTACCGGAAGCATGAACATGAGGCGATCCGTCTGGCTGCGTTGGATATTTGGACCGTGCGTGAATAG